In the Candidatus Omnitrophota bacterium genome, one interval contains:
- a CDS encoding type IV pilus twitching motility protein PilT: protein MVNINQLLKQTQDKGASDLHLSADNPPIFRVDGKLSIGEFDPLNSEETKHLIYSMLNNEQKALFERDKELDFSFALPDMDRYRVNVHIQKGSVEAAMRRVPMEIPSIDSLGLPDVVYDFVKRPNGLVLVTGPTGTGKSTTLASMIDFINKEREEMVICVEDPIEFIHVNKKSIIKQREVYSDTHSFPEALKRILRQDPDVIVVGEMRDLDTISTTLTAAETGHLVLATLHTPDAPQTVQRIIDVFPPHQQRQVTVQLAECLQGVLSQVLLPRADNAGRVLATEVMVSTPGIRNLIRENDIAQIPSLLQMGAQYGMHTMDKSLKELYKKKIITKDVALRKVKNVVEFESL from the coding sequence ATGGTTAATATAAATCAGCTTCTTAAACAAACACAGGATAAAGGGGCGAGCGATCTTCATCTCAGCGCAGATAATCCTCCTATTTTTCGAGTTGACGGCAAGTTAAGTATCGGTGAGTTTGATCCGCTTAACAGTGAGGAAACTAAGCATTTAATTTACAGTATGCTTAATAATGAGCAGAAGGCTTTATTTGAACGAGATAAGGAGTTAGATTTTTCCTTTGCCTTGCCGGATATGGACCGCTATAGAGTAAACGTTCATATTCAAAAGGGTAGTGTTGAGGCGGCGATGCGTCGGGTACCGATGGAAATCCCATCCATTGATAGCTTGGGATTGCCGGATGTAGTTTATGATTTTGTTAAAAGGCCTAATGGATTGGTTTTAGTTACTGGGCCTACCGGAACCGGAAAAAGTACGACCCTTGCTTCGATGATCGATTTTATCAATAAAGAACGTGAAGAGATGGTTATTTGCGTAGAAGATCCGATTGAATTTATTCACGTTAATAAAAAGAGTATCATAAAACAACGAGAAGTATATTCTGACACCCACTCCTTTCCAGAGGCTTTAAAGCGAATTTTGCGCCAGGATCCTGATGTTATCGTGGTCGGTGAGATGAGAGATTTAGATACTATTTCAACTACCCTTACGGCAGCTGAAACTGGACATCTAGTTTTAGCTACTTTGCACACACCAGATGCTCCCCAGACAGTTCAAAGAATCATCGATGTTTTTCCACCGCACCAACAACGTCAAGTTACTGTTCAACTAGCTGAATGCTTACAGGGAGTTTTATCTCAGGTGCTACTTCCCAGAGCTGACAATGCAGGAAGGGTTCTTGCTACTGAGGTTATGGTGTCAACTCCGGGTATACGTAATTTAATTAGAGAGAATGACATCGCCCAGATTCCTTCTTTGCTTCAGATGGGTGCACAATATGGAATGCATACAATGGATAAAAGCTTAAAAGAGCTTTATAAAAAGAAAATTATCACTAAAGATGTAGCCCTGCGAAAGGTTAAAAACGTTGTCGAGTTTGAAAGTTTATAG
- a CDS encoding malate dehydrogenase, protein MVNKISIVGVGGVGATLAFTILNRLPVNELALIDIDADLAKGSGLDLEDCRGSFGFSTKIKGSNRLSDIKNSDIVVITAGLARKKGMTRLDLLKINSKIAKEISEKIKKLAKNAIVIAVTNPLDFITYIVAKETGFPRNRVIGMGSSLDTSRLFNILHNSTGASTLSMQGFAYGPHSKDMIVESKRITIATKSLESVVGKSKAKTIEERVQLRGAEIVSVLKKSSARFGPAAACSRLIETIVYNKNELIPVSAMLKGEYGLNNICLGVPCFINRKGIAKIIEVELTKKEKTALKKAEKLFKECMI, encoded by the coding sequence ATGGTTAATAAGATTTCGATAGTTGGTGTTGGTGGAGTTGGTGCTACCCTTGCGTTTACTATTCTTAACCGACTGCCGGTTAATGAGTTAGCACTTATTGATATTGACGCTGATCTGGCCAAGGGTTCGGGTTTAGATTTGGAGGATTGTCGGGGATCTTTTGGATTTTCAACTAAAATTAAAGGAAGCAACAGACTGTCTGATATCAAAAATTCAGATATAGTTGTTATTACCGCAGGTCTTGCGCGTAAAAAAGGTATGACCCGTCTTGACCTTTTAAAAATTAACTCAAAAATTGCTAAAGAAATTTCCGAAAAGATAAAAAAGCTCGCTAAGAATGCGATAGTTATCGCCGTAACTAATCCTTTAGATTTTATTACTTATATAGTTGCCAAGGAGACTGGTTTCCCGCGTAATCGAGTCATTGGCATGGGGTCTTCTTTAGATACGAGCCGTCTTTTTAATATTTTACACAATTCGACTGGAGCTTCGACACTTTCGATGCAAGGGTTTGCTTATGGACCGCATAGTAAGGATATGATTGTTGAGTCTAAACGAATAACTATTGCTACAAAAAGTTTAGAGTCCGTAGTTGGTAAATCTAAGGCTAAAACAATCGAAGAGAGAGTTCAGCTTCGCGGGGCTGAAATAGTCAGTGTTTTAAAAAAGTCTAGCGCTCGTTTTGGACCGGCTGCTGCTTGCTCGCGGTTGATTGAAACTATTGTTTACAATAAAAATGAGCTTATTCCAGTATCAGCGATGCTTAAGGGTGAGTATGGTTTAAATAATATTTGTTTAGGCGTGCCTTGTTTTATTAATCGCAAAGGAATCGCCAAGATTATCGAAGTAGAGTTGACTAAAAAAGAAAAAACCGCTCTTAAAAAAGCTGAAAAACTGTTTAAAGAATGTATGATCTAG
- a CDS encoding 3-isopropylmalate dehydratase, with the protein MTLKGKVFKFGNNINTDWIISGRYKFSITDMKELAHYLFEDIRPGFYDELEPKKSIIVAGENFGMGSSREQAPWVIKEAGVVCVVAKSFARIFYRNAFNIGLALVEANTNSLKEADKISINFDKGIITKEKSSACLEFKPWDSFRKELIYCGGILSYLKKNKGFKIK; encoded by the coding sequence ATGACTTTAAAAGGAAAAGTATTTAAATTCGGTAACAACATCAATACTGATTGGATAATCTCTGGGCGGTATAAGTTTTCAATTACTGACATGAAAGAATTGGCTCATTATCTTTTTGAAGACATACGTCCGGGGTTTTATGATGAACTTGAACCGAAAAAGTCAATAATTGTAGCCGGCGAAAACTTTGGTATGGGTTCGTCGCGCGAACAAGCTCCCTGGGTTATAAAAGAGGCTGGCGTAGTTTGCGTTGTGGCCAAGAGCTTTGCTAGAATTTTTTATCGAAACGCTTTTAACATTGGCTTAGCTTTAGTTGAGGCAAATACTAATTCTTTAAAAGAAGCCGATAAGATCAGCATAAATTTTGATAAAGGCATAATTACTAAAGAAAAAAGCTCTGCCTGCCTGGAGTTTAAACCTTGGGATAGCTTTAGGAAGGAGTTAATCTACTGTGGGGGTATTTTAAGCTATCTTAAGAAAAATAAAGGATTTAAAATCAAATAA